GATTTATTGTAATAGTTGTAGCATCTGTTGCTAATACAGAACCAACTTGACTTAAATCAGTCATTGTTCCATAGTAATCAACTTTGATATTATCTAAAATATTTACATTTACCTTACCAGTTCTAAGAGTTTTGTAATCTCTTCTTAAAGCCTCAATAGATTTCTCCATTTGCTCTTTTGTTTGTGAATAAACTTCTTCTAACATAATTATCTCCTCTAGATTTATTTCTCAGGCACTGAAGCTGGAGCTTTTGGAGCTTCTGGCGCAGACGGTGTTGTTGAGTTTTGAGTTGATGGACTTGATGGTATTAAAGACTCGATTTTTACAGAGTCAATAGCACTTTTATTTCTCTCTTCATTATATGTATATCCTAGAAAAAGAGTGTTTAATACGAAAACAAGTCCTAAAGCCATTGTAGCTTTTGATAAAAAATTAGCAGGTCCTTTTGCACCAAAAAGTGATTCATTACTTCCGCTATAAGCTCCTAGACCAATACTAGAGCTTTTTTGAAGTAATACAACAATTACAATAAGCACTGCTAAAACAAATTGAACTATTAAAAGTGTAGATGTCATAATCTATAATTCCTTTTTAAAAAATGGTGTCTATTTTATCTAAAACTTGTTAAAATAATGTTAAAAAAATTCAAAGAGATAAATGGAACTTAAAAATCAATTCTCAAAATATGCAAAAGAGTATAAATCATACAATATTATTCAGCAAATCTGTGCAAAATCTTTAATTCG
Above is a genomic segment from Aliarcobacter cryaerophilus containing:
- the secG gene encoding preprotein translocase subunit SecG, translated to MTSTLLIVQFVLAVLIVIVVLLQKSSSIGLGAYSGSNESLFGAKGPANFLSKATMALGLVFVLNTLFLGYTYNEERNKSAIDSVKIESLIPSSPSTQNSTTPSAPEAPKAPASVPEK